A portion of the Acidisarcina polymorpha genome contains these proteins:
- the mreD gene encoding rod shape-determining protein MreD, translating into MPNLTATSRREVEEQSYPLFLYLLVPLLAIGLQSFITLHFARFAILDLPLLVTIYFAITTRNPIAATLTGTLIGVAQDALTHRPIGVNGIAKAIIGYLAASLGVRVDTENHATRLLLGFIFTVIHSAIFLLTTHRLLGLEVDWSWLHELIRGVVNALVAVVLFALLDRAKRRD; encoded by the coding sequence TTGCCGAATTTGACGGCCACTTCCAGGCGAGAAGTTGAGGAGCAATCTTACCCGCTCTTCCTGTACCTGCTGGTGCCGCTGCTGGCGATTGGTTTGCAGTCGTTTATCACCCTTCATTTCGCTCGCTTTGCCATTCTTGATCTGCCGCTGCTGGTCACGATTTACTTTGCAATCACCACCCGGAATCCGATCGCTGCGACCCTAACCGGTACCTTGATTGGCGTCGCCCAGGATGCTTTGACTCACCGTCCCATCGGGGTAAACGGCATCGCGAAGGCCATCATCGGCTACTTGGCCGCGTCCCTCGGGGTGCGGGTTGACACGGAGAACCATGCCACCCGGCTGTTGCTGGGATTCATCTTTACCGTGATTCATAGCGCCATTTTCCTGCTGACCACCCATCGCCTCCTGGGTCTTGAGGTCGACTGGAGCTGGTTGCACGAGTTGATCCGGGGGGTGGTGAATGCGCTTGTCGCCGTGGTTCTGTTTGCCCTGCTGGATCGCGCGAAGCGGCGGGATTAA
- a CDS encoding TM2 domain-containing protein: protein MEQLATPGWSDQQRATFYYQMAAVQKDEVLGVLLAVFLGSFGLHHFYLKQNGLGILYLIFFWTGIPGLIGLLEAFFMPSRVRRYNADQAALIVASLGAASPTFHAASPAGAAAVCAACGTPAVPGAKFCAKCGSAVFPA from the coding sequence ATGGAACAACTTGCTACACCAGGATGGAGCGACCAACAGCGGGCAACTTTCTATTACCAGATGGCAGCCGTTCAGAAGGACGAGGTGCTTGGCGTTTTGCTGGCGGTCTTCCTTGGTAGCTTCGGATTGCACCACTTTTATCTGAAACAGAATGGCCTCGGCATCCTCTACCTGATCTTTTTCTGGACAGGTATTCCTGGGCTCATTGGATTACTCGAGGCATTCTTCATGCCTTCCCGTGTTCGTCGGTACAACGCCGACCAGGCGGCCCTGATTGTTGCCTCTCTGGGAGCCGCGAGCCCGACTTTCCATGCCGCGTCGCCCGCCGGCGCGGCTGCCGTCTGCGCTGCCTGCGGCACACCAGCCGTTCCCGGAGCAAAGTTCTGCGCCAAGTGCGGTTCGGCGGTCTTTCCCGCGTAG
- a CDS encoding SDR family oxidoreductase, with protein MAQDKKVALITGANRGIGFETAKQLGDNGIIVVVGARKLSDAEQTAASLKQAGVDARPVKLDVTSAEDRAAAAKYVTDTFGKLDILINNAGISGTEGLVTQTIETPEEQLVSVFQTNVFGVFSVTKEFLPLLKKSPAGRIVNLSSILGSLTLHADPNSPIAEFKNFAYDASKSALNAFTIHLAHELKGTPIKVNSAHPGWVKTEMGTDAAPMEIPDGAKTSVELALLGADGPNGRFIHMGEELPW; from the coding sequence ATGGCACAGGATAAGAAAGTCGCCCTCATCACCGGGGCAAATCGCGGCATCGGCTTCGAGACCGCGAAGCAACTCGGAGACAATGGCATTATCGTCGTAGTCGGCGCACGTAAACTTAGCGACGCGGAACAGACTGCAGCCAGCCTCAAACAAGCAGGAGTGGACGCTCGTCCCGTGAAATTGGATGTCACCAGCGCTGAGGACCGCGCCGCAGCAGCAAAATATGTCACCGACACCTTCGGCAAGCTCGACATCCTGATCAACAACGCCGGAATCTCGGGAACTGAGGGACTAGTTACCCAAACCATCGAGACGCCCGAAGAGCAGCTCGTTTCGGTCTTTCAAACCAACGTGTTCGGCGTCTTCTCGGTTACCAAGGAATTTCTGCCGCTGCTCAAGAAGAGTCCGGCCGGAAGGATTGTCAACCTGTCCAGCATCCTCGGATCGCTCACCCTTCACGCCGACCCTAATAGCCCGATAGCCGAATTCAAGAACTTCGCCTACGATGCCTCAAAGTCGGCGCTCAATGCCTTTACGATCCACCTGGCGCATGAATTAAAGGGGACGCCGATCAAGGTGAACTCAGCTCACCCCGGTTGGGTGAAAACCGAGATGGGGACTGATGCGGCGCCGATGGAAATTCCGGATGGCGCGAAAACCAGTGTAGAGCTGGCGCTCCTCGGAGCCGACGGACCAAATGGCCGGTTCATTCATATGGGTGAAGAACTGCCCTGGTAA
- a CDS encoding rod shape-determining protein, whose amino-acid sequence MSLNGYSRSSRSHGVRSLFSLFSSDLAIDLGTANTLVYARGKGIVVNEPSIVAINKNTGEVEAVGKEAKEMLGRTPGNIVAIKPMKDGVIADFKITEKMLNYFIQKAHNRKMLVHPRIVIGVPSEITQVEKRAVEDSAYRAKASEVFLVEQAMVAAIGAGLPITEPSGNMVVDIGGGTTDIAVISLSGIVYSRSVRMAGNQMDESIMNYLKRKYNLLIGERTAEQIKIEIGSAYPLDKPLTMEIKGRNLIEGVPKTITIDDSEIRESLTECISTILNAIRVALERTPPELSADISDRGIVLTGGGALIKNLDKRIREETGLPVSIADDPLASVVLGTGKMLSDFSLLRKIKID is encoded by the coding sequence ATGTCATTGAATGGTTATTCGCGTTCGTCGCGGTCGCACGGGGTGCGTTCGCTCTTCAGTCTCTTTTCGAGCGACCTGGCTATCGACCTGGGCACGGCGAACACATTGGTGTACGCCCGGGGTAAAGGCATTGTCGTCAATGAGCCCTCGATCGTCGCGATTAACAAGAATACCGGTGAGGTCGAGGCGGTCGGCAAAGAGGCCAAGGAGATGCTTGGCCGCACCCCGGGGAACATCGTCGCCATCAAGCCAATGAAAGATGGCGTCATCGCCGATTTCAAGATCACCGAAAAGATGCTGAACTACTTCATCCAGAAGGCGCACAACCGCAAGATGCTGGTGCATCCCCGCATCGTGATCGGGGTGCCTTCGGAGATCACCCAGGTGGAAAAGCGTGCCGTGGAGGACTCCGCCTACCGGGCGAAGGCGAGCGAGGTCTTTCTGGTCGAGCAGGCGATGGTGGCGGCGATTGGCGCGGGACTGCCGATTACTGAGCCAAGCGGCAACATGGTGGTCGACATTGGGGGTGGGACGACCGATATCGCGGTGATTTCCCTTTCCGGGATTGTCTACTCCAGATCGGTCAGGATGGCAGGGAACCAGATGGACGAATCCATCATGAATTACCTGAAACGGAAGTACAATTTGCTGATCGGCGAGCGTACCGCGGAACAGATCAAGATCGAGATCGGATCGGCCTATCCCCTGGACAAGCCGCTCACCATGGAGATCAAGGGCCGCAATCTGATCGAGGGTGTGCCGAAGACGATCACCATCGACGATAGCGAGATCCGGGAGTCGTTGACTGAGTGCATCTCGACCATCTTGAATGCAATCCGGGTGGCGCTCGAGCGCACCCCTCCGGAGTTGAGCGCCGACATTAGCGACCGGGGCATCGTGCTGACCGGTGGTGGCGCGCTCATTAAGAATCTGGACAAGCGCATTCGCGAAGAAACTGGATTGCCGGTCTCGATCGCCGATGATCCTCTGGCCAGCGTCGTGCTGGGTACGGGAAAGATGCTGAGCGACTTTAGTTTGCTGCGAAAAATCAAGATCGATTAG
- the mreC gene encoding rod shape-determining protein MreC, producing MESIFSRYKNALVLMLAVLAQVVLLAMQVRRPAPDMPDGHNVRLWRYWVASVITPPERLVHDIGLGVRNTWSNYIYLRNLRQQNEALQDENQRLRLEQASLAEDAREGQQLREMLDFKGRYIDKTLPAQVIGTSGTDQAHVIYIDKGFNDGVRTQMPVITPDGVVGKVKNVFPGTAQVLLISDQTSGAGVMLEATRIRGVLKGDASGQPQVINISPDERIKPGEAVLTSGGDQVYPPGLPVGVVDRVVADPETSYVNVIVKPDANLAKLEQVLVITEVSSKMPFPQEKDLMQSEIDALAEKQRAADILSEKLPSLRDTTLPISVETADADNPAATAGAGDPARPMRPPQALRPDRYTPGAAPAAESLTPGAAPPGLHRDISTQASTSTPARTLRTTDAGAIGGATRAAVPLNRFPAKVAPVTTASAGTSTVTGSAAISGANSAAKTTASAGSSSVSATSPAKSLARTPASVSSGLVLPLQPADSNASRRPAATSLTTNADGTAVRPARTSAAGSVAAPLPAGTVGSTSNPASGTGRTTPAGTASSAAGAPAGTSSGINRTTPNSASGTPPARRIVIPSDNGAGILTPAGMGSIIAPRPRVAASATSVPSAGGSPINPANATRPANATRPSTSTSPGTRPQTSPQQAPPGGR from the coding sequence ATGGAATCCATTTTCAGCCGCTATAAGAATGCCCTGGTGCTGATGCTGGCAGTCCTGGCGCAGGTAGTTCTGCTGGCCATGCAGGTCCGGCGTCCGGCGCCCGACATGCCCGACGGCCATAACGTCCGACTCTGGCGCTATTGGGTAGCGAGTGTGATCACCCCGCCCGAACGGCTGGTGCACGACATCGGTTTGGGGGTGCGCAACACCTGGTCCAATTACATTTACCTGCGCAACCTGCGACAGCAAAATGAAGCTCTTCAGGATGAGAACCAGCGGCTGCGACTGGAGCAGGCCAGCCTGGCTGAGGATGCTCGCGAAGGGCAACAACTCCGGGAGATGCTCGACTTCAAAGGCCGGTACATCGACAAGACCCTGCCTGCGCAGGTCATTGGAACTTCGGGAACCGATCAGGCGCACGTGATTTACATCGATAAAGGTTTCAACGATGGGGTGCGAACGCAGATGCCGGTGATCACTCCCGATGGCGTGGTTGGGAAGGTCAAGAACGTCTTCCCGGGCACCGCACAGGTGCTGCTGATCTCGGACCAGACGAGCGGCGCCGGCGTGATGTTGGAGGCGACGCGAATACGCGGAGTTCTCAAGGGAGATGCTTCCGGGCAGCCGCAGGTCATCAATATTTCCCCCGACGAACGGATCAAGCCTGGAGAAGCAGTACTGACCAGCGGCGGCGATCAGGTCTATCCGCCTGGATTGCCGGTGGGCGTAGTCGACCGGGTTGTGGCCGATCCCGAAACTTCGTATGTCAATGTCATTGTCAAGCCGGATGCCAACCTGGCCAAGCTGGAACAGGTGCTCGTTATCACTGAAGTCTCGTCTAAAATGCCCTTTCCTCAAGAGAAGGACCTGATGCAGAGCGAGATCGATGCGCTCGCCGAGAAGCAGCGCGCAGCGGACATTCTTTCCGAGAAGCTGCCCAGCCTGCGAGACACGACGCTGCCAATCTCGGTCGAAACCGCAGACGCCGATAACCCTGCGGCGACTGCGGGAGCCGGAGATCCTGCGCGCCCCATGCGGCCACCGCAAGCTTTACGTCCGGATCGCTACACACCCGGAGCGGCGCCTGCGGCGGAGAGCTTGACGCCAGGAGCCGCGCCCCCCGGACTGCATCGTGACATCTCGACCCAGGCGAGCACTTCCACCCCGGCAAGGACGCTCAGGACGACGGATGCTGGGGCTATTGGCGGCGCGACCAGGGCGGCTGTACCGCTGAATAGATTTCCAGCCAAAGTGGCTCCAGTGACGACCGCCAGCGCTGGAACCTCGACCGTCACCGGATCCGCGGCGATTAGCGGAGCGAACTCGGCGGCGAAAACGACGGCGAGCGCGGGCAGCAGCAGCGTCAGTGCAACTTCTCCCGCGAAATCACTGGCGCGAACGCCGGCAAGTGTCAGCTCTGGTCTTGTACTGCCCCTGCAGCCCGCCGATTCAAATGCGAGCCGAAGGCCAGCGGCGACCAGTCTCACTACAAATGCTGATGGTACCGCTGTCCGGCCAGCAAGGACCTCTGCCGCCGGCAGCGTGGCCGCCCCGCTTCCGGCGGGAACTGTCGGCAGCACTTCGAACCCAGCTTCAGGAACCGGCCGAACTACTCCAGCGGGGACTGCAAGTTCAGCTGCGGGAGCTCCGGCAGGCACGTCGTCCGGAATAAACCGTACCACTCCAAATTCGGCTTCGGGCACCCCGCCAGCTCGGAGGATTGTGATCCCTTCCGACAATGGTGCCGGCATTCTTACGCCTGCTGGAATGGGTTCGATCATCGCCCCGCGACCCAGGGTCGCAGCTTCTGCTACGAGTGTGCCGAGCGCGGGCGGCTCTCCGATCAACCCGGCCAACGCTACGCGTCCGGCTAACGCCACCAGGCCTTCGACTTCCACGAGCCCAGGAACCAGGCCGCAGACTTCGCCGCAACAAGCTCCTCCTGGAGGGCGTTAG
- the mrdA gene encoding penicillin-binding protein 2: MQNPDALNNKDEKPAIKLTVVQYLIVGILAVLLSGLWRLQILGANNYRALAEQNRIRKVPILAPRGKLFDREGRLIVDNYPSVSCFLIREQGHDIAPDLPLIARGLHMTEEQLDAILKHYRLAPKYQPLPLKQDITPDEVEFIEAHRDEFPELETVDEQRRLYPRDGFAAHLIGYVGEVSEDMLNDPKYAYYEPGDVVGKSGIEQSYDQLLRGADGSRDVVVDSHGREVGRLGTEPAKPGTSLKLTIDLDIQKAAELALGDRNGAMIAMDPHTGEILALVSRPTFDPNEFSVRIRRDEWNKLITDPNHPLLDKAIQAQLAPGSTFKIIMAAAGLQAGVAEDMKVHCPGGASFYGHYFKCWQKGGHGEVNISKAIYQSCDVFFYTLAQKLGIDKIAYFAQHFGIGSKTGIDLPGEVSGTMPSTEWKMKNYHQKWYAGEVISVGIGQGAVTATPVQMARAIAGITSGGVLRRPHLVFPDEVAPDYRQAMLDSYPGSGDSELKIDPENWQIITDAMAQVMSPGGTDPSAHLEGIDFAGKTGSAQVASNAFLARTGKTHVMKDNAWFVGVSPRRNPDIVVCTLMESGEHGRFAGRLAAQVIAAFVDKQRRLDNNLQEAKKATPVEVGAIWSNPKPGASPGTIEASELHGGHFFLNSDSAGHPSASSLAAFTPLAAGRR, encoded by the coding sequence ATGCAGAACCCAGATGCTTTGAACAATAAAGACGAGAAACCGGCAATCAAGCTGACAGTCGTTCAGTACTTGATCGTGGGCATCCTTGCGGTGCTGCTTTCCGGGCTATGGCGCCTGCAGATCCTCGGCGCCAATAATTATCGTGCACTGGCAGAGCAGAACCGCATACGCAAGGTGCCGATCCTGGCGCCTCGGGGCAAACTCTTCGATCGGGAAGGACGATTGATCGTCGACAATTATCCCTCGGTGTCCTGCTTCCTCATTCGGGAGCAGGGTCATGACATCGCTCCCGACTTGCCGCTGATCGCCCGCGGTCTGCATATGACCGAGGAGCAGTTAGACGCAATCCTCAAGCATTACCGGCTGGCGCCGAAGTATCAGCCGCTTCCGCTAAAGCAAGACATTACTCCGGACGAAGTGGAATTCATCGAGGCTCACCGGGATGAATTTCCCGAGCTTGAAACCGTCGACGAGCAGCGCAGGCTTTATCCCCGGGACGGCTTTGCGGCCCATCTGATCGGCTACGTCGGGGAGGTGAGCGAAGACATGCTCAACGACCCGAAGTATGCCTACTATGAGCCGGGCGATGTCGTGGGCAAGTCAGGAATCGAACAGAGTTACGACCAGTTGTTGCGAGGCGCTGATGGCTCGCGAGATGTCGTCGTGGATAGTCACGGTCGCGAGGTAGGGAGGTTGGGGACGGAACCCGCCAAGCCCGGGACGAGCCTGAAGCTGACCATCGATCTCGACATTCAGAAAGCGGCGGAACTAGCGCTTGGCGACCGGAATGGAGCCATGATCGCCATGGATCCGCATACCGGCGAGATCCTGGCTCTGGTCAGCCGCCCAACCTTCGACCCCAACGAATTCTCCGTCCGTATTCGGCGAGACGAGTGGAACAAGCTGATCACCGACCCGAATCATCCGCTGCTCGATAAGGCAATTCAGGCCCAGCTTGCGCCGGGATCGACCTTCAAGATCATCATGGCGGCCGCCGGTTTGCAGGCTGGCGTAGCCGAGGACATGAAGGTCCATTGCCCGGGCGGCGCCAGTTTCTATGGCCACTATTTCAAATGCTGGCAAAAGGGTGGTCATGGCGAGGTGAACATCAGCAAGGCGATCTACCAGTCATGCGACGTGTTTTTCTACACGCTCGCTCAAAAGCTGGGGATCGACAAGATTGCCTACTTTGCGCAGCACTTTGGCATCGGCTCAAAGACTGGGATTGACCTGCCCGGCGAAGTTTCAGGGACGATGCCCTCGACCGAATGGAAGATGAAAAACTACCATCAGAAGTGGTATGCGGGTGAGGTGATTTCGGTAGGTATCGGGCAAGGAGCAGTGACCGCAACGCCCGTCCAGATGGCGCGCGCAATCGCCGGAATTACTTCAGGTGGAGTGCTTCGCCGGCCACACCTGGTTTTTCCCGATGAAGTTGCACCAGACTACCGGCAGGCGATGTTGGACTCCTATCCGGGCAGCGGCGATTCGGAACTGAAGATCGATCCGGAAAATTGGCAGATCATCACCGATGCCATGGCCCAGGTGATGTCTCCGGGGGGCACCGATCCGAGCGCGCATCTGGAAGGCATCGATTTCGCCGGAAAGACAGGAAGCGCCCAGGTAGCCAGCAATGCCTTTCTGGCTCGAACCGGGAAGACCCATGTCATGAAGGACAACGCCTGGTTCGTGGGAGTATCACCACGCCGGAATCCGGATATCGTCGTCTGTACGCTGATGGAGTCGGGAGAACATGGGCGTTTTGCAGGCCGACTGGCAGCCCAGGTGATCGCCGCCTTTGTTGATAAGCAGCGGCGGCTGGATAACAACCTGCAAGAGGCAAAGAAAGCGACACCGGTTGAAGTCGGAGCGATCTGGTCGAACCCGAAGCCTGGAGCTTCACCGGGAACGATTGAGGCCAGTGAACTGCATGGCGGTCACTTCTTCTTAAACTCCGATTCCGCCGGCCACCCCTCGGCCTCCAGCCTTGCAGCCTTCACGCCGTTGGCTGCAGGCAGAAGGTAG
- a CDS encoding DHA2 family efflux MFS transporter permease subunit, with amino-acid sequence MSTVVEAPSQAALQAIDAAWKPRNNPWLIAITVTLATFMEVLDTSIANVALPHIAGGLGASQDEATWVLTSYLVSNAIILPASAYLTSFVGRKRFYMWCVVLFGISSALCGLAPSLPLLILFRVLQGVGGGGLAPSEQAILADTFPPKQRGQAFAVYGLAVVFAPAIGPTLGGYITDNFDWRWIFFINVPVALLSLFLTQRMVEDPPHIQREVAAMRKRGLNLDYLGFGLLAIGFGSLEFVLDKGQEDDWFGSRLITVFISICVVSLIALIAWEIRQIRRSHRPILDLTLFRNRTFAISFLLMFVLGFALFGTTVLIPQFVQTLLGYTAEQAGLVISPGGFTVMLMMPLVGFLVGRVDPRYLIAYGFASTAAALAFMHTLNLGVSYQYIAMLRVLQASGLAFLFVPINTISYTDIPRQKNNDVSGLTNLARNIGGSVGTSFLVTWLARRGQFHQQRLGSHMDVNSLTMQQRTAAMANYLLHAPGGPATFAQAKGLAQGNMYRQLLRQSSMLSYLDVITVLALGSVCMVPLVFLMKKRKPSKGQIAVH; translated from the coding sequence ATGAGCACGGTGGTCGAAGCACCTTCGCAAGCGGCACTCCAGGCGATCGACGCTGCATGGAAGCCAAGAAACAATCCCTGGCTGATTGCCATCACTGTGACCTTGGCGACCTTCATGGAGGTGCTCGACACCTCTATCGCCAACGTCGCACTGCCTCATATTGCCGGGGGTCTAGGGGCTTCACAGGATGAAGCTACGTGGGTGTTGACCTCCTACCTGGTTTCGAACGCGATCATCCTGCCGGCAAGCGCTTATCTCACCTCGTTCGTGGGCCGCAAGCGCTTTTACATGTGGTGTGTGGTGCTCTTCGGGATCAGTTCGGCTTTGTGCGGCCTGGCTCCGTCGCTGCCACTCTTGATATTGTTTCGTGTCCTCCAAGGGGTGGGGGGTGGAGGACTTGCGCCGAGCGAACAGGCGATTCTGGCCGATACCTTTCCCCCGAAGCAGCGCGGACAGGCTTTTGCCGTATATGGCTTGGCGGTCGTCTTCGCCCCGGCAATCGGGCCCACCTTGGGCGGGTACATCACCGACAACTTCGACTGGAGATGGATTTTCTTCATCAATGTGCCGGTGGCGCTGTTGTCCCTGTTCTTGACCCAGAGGATGGTCGAGGACCCTCCGCATATCCAACGCGAAGTGGCGGCGATGCGGAAGCGAGGGCTCAATCTCGACTATCTTGGCTTCGGCCTGCTGGCTATCGGCTTCGGCTCGCTTGAATTCGTGTTGGACAAAGGACAGGAAGACGATTGGTTCGGCTCCCGCCTCATCACGGTGTTCATCTCGATCTGCGTGGTCTCGTTGATCGCATTGATCGCTTGGGAGATTCGACAGATCCGGAGGAGTCATCGTCCAATCCTCGATCTCACCCTGTTTCGAAACCGGACCTTTGCCATCTCATTCCTGCTGATGTTTGTGCTGGGATTCGCACTCTTCGGGACCACCGTCTTGATCCCGCAGTTCGTACAGACGTTGCTGGGATATACGGCGGAGCAGGCAGGGCTGGTGATCTCACCCGGCGGCTTCACGGTAATGCTGATGATGCCTCTGGTAGGCTTCCTTGTTGGCCGGGTCGACCCTCGCTACCTGATCGCGTACGGGTTCGCGAGCACAGCGGCGGCGCTGGCCTTCATGCACACGTTGAATCTTGGCGTGAGCTACCAGTACATCGCCATGCTGCGGGTGCTGCAGGCCTCGGGGTTGGCTTTCCTCTTTGTACCCATCAACACCATCTCGTACACCGACATTCCCAGACAGAAGAACAACGATGTCTCCGGGCTGACCAACCTGGCGCGCAACATTGGCGGCAGCGTAGGAACGTCGTTCCTGGTGACCTGGCTGGCGCGGAGGGGACAATTTCATCAGCAGCGCCTCGGCTCGCATATGGACGTCAACTCGCTTACCATGCAGCAACGGACTGCGGCCATGGCGAACTACTTGCTTCATGCGCCCGGTGGACCAGCTACTTTCGCGCAGGCAAAGGGATTGGCGCAAGGCAATATGTACCGGCAGCTGCTGCGGCAGAGTTCAATGTTGTCTTACCTCGACGTCATCACCGTCCTGGCCTTAGGCAGCGTTTGTATGGTGCCGCTGGTTTTTCTGATGAAGAAGCGCAAGCCCAGCAAGGGCCAGATAGCGGTGCATTGA